The nucleotide window TACCTGTACCCAAACTTGCCAAATTATTGAACccaggtacgaagtaagttACTACCTTATGTAGGACCCTGGATGTGGACTCCGGAGTACATAGGTACGGTACTAAAAATATCGTATCTACGAAACTGCAGGGCACAAGCGCACACAACATCTGTGCCTCTTGCTGTCAAGTAGTATCCTCTCCAGCGTGGGTTAGTAGTACTCTGTAGCGCAGCCGAGGATCCAGCAGGCTCCGACAACGAAACCACGTACCTCGTACAATAGTGCATACCCGCCGCCCCTTTCCATTTACAGCAAATGCAGGTCGCCCAACGCAGCGCTCCATCCTCGACTCCATCCTCAccccagctccagctccagctccagcttcaGCTCCACTCCCGAGTCCGGAACCTCTCGGCTCctcagcgcgcgcgcctcgagcaattcctcgccgccggccgaccgaGACCCGCGTTGACGCGCCTCACATGCCTCATCGAATCCTCCTAGTAGAGCATGCCTCCCTCGGGGCACGAGCGAAATGAGCCTCCTCAGGCGGTCGAAAAGGTCTCCTCCAACGCCGCGCGCAGGGTGAACCGCTCATGCGTCGAATGCACCCGCCGCAAGGTCAAGTgtgacggccgccagccatgcgGGAGCTGCCTCTACTACAGGGTCCCCGATGCCTGCGAGTACCGCCAGCGCTCGCGCAGAAACGCCGTCAGCAGAAGGTACGGCACGCCTCGCGCCCCCTGGACGGACTGGACATGCTCGGACGGCCCGGGGCCAGCTGACCCTGACTTCCCCCAAGCACCTTTGACAAGGCCTCGGAGCAGCTGCGTTCCCAGAcgcgcgtcctcgacacTCTATTCCCaggcgtcgatgtcgagaGACTCGCCAACAAGAGCCAGAACGAGCTCATGGGCTTGCTGCGGCTCGGGGAGTTGCGCCACACCCAGCATCATGAGCCCGACTCTTCCCTGCCCGAGCCAACGCCCCTTCGAGATGAAATCATTGGCCTTCCTGGCAGTTCGGGCGCCGAAGACTCGGCTCCGATGTCTGAAAACGGCGAGCCTACCGACGAGCGCAAGTGGGACGAGTCCCTCGACCAACCAACTACGGTTGCCAGCGACgacatcaacgccatcggCCTCGCTACCGATGAGCACACGCGCTCGTATCTCGGCGTCACCTCCATGAGCGCTGTCCTCAGGGCCATATTTCGCCTCTGCCCCGCTGCAAAGGAACACACGGCGCAATGCGCACGCGCCCTCGTTGCCACTCCCGCGCCCGTTCCGGCGCCCCAGCCAGTCCTCGGCCGGGACCCGGCGCTGAGCATACTGAGGGAGCAACGCTGCATCGACTTTTACTTCGAATATATCCACCAAATCACGCCGCTTTTGGATGAGAACGACTTCCGCTCTCAGCATGCCTCGGGTTCGCGCCAGGACGGCTCCTGGATGGGCCTCCTCAACATGGTCTGCGCCCTGGGCTCTATAGCGTCTGGTAATGAGGGCCTCCATGAGCAGTACTATCTCCAGGCCCGGTCCTTCACGGGGCTTGACAGCCTTGGGTCTGGCAACATGGACAGTCTGCAGGCCCTCTGCCTCCTGGGAGGGTACTACCTGCATTATCGCAACTCGCCAAACATGGCCTACAGCATTCTCGGTGCGGCGCATCGAGTTGCCATTGCATTGGGCCTGCACCGAgagccgaggcgggcgcccaACATGGCGACTGtggaggacgtcgaggagcaccgacgccgcgctgagACGCAACGAAGAACATGGTGGAGCTTGTATTGCCTCGACACATGGGCGTGCATGACTCAAGGACGCCCGACCTGCGGCCGTCTGGACAGAACTACCATGGACACCTGCCTCCCTTCCAGCCTCGGCCCCGACGACCATGCCGCCATATTGCTCCAGGCTAACACCAGGCTCTGTCTGATATGTGAACGCCTCCAGCAGAGGTTTGCCCAGTTTGGTCGGCCCTCGAATCAGGACATTCTCGCTCTCGATGCGCAGCTCCGCGACTGGTTCGATGGTCTCCCAGAGAATCTCAAGCATGCAGAGGGCTCGCCTCCGCAGTATCAGTTCGCGAGGGAGCTGATGAAGACGAGATACTACAATGCCCGC belongs to Purpureocillium takamizusanense chromosome 1, complete sequence and includes:
- a CDS encoding uncharacterized protein (COG:K~EggNog:ENOG503NZU5); protein product: MPPSGHERNEPPQAVEKVSSNAARRVNRSCVECTRRKVKCDGRQPCGSCLYYRVPDACEYRQRSRRNAVSRSTFDKASEQLRSQTRVLDTLFPGVDVERLANKSQNELMGLLRLGELRHTQHHEPDSSLPEPTPLRDEIIGLPGSSGAEDSAPMSENGEPTDERKWDESLDQPTTVASDDINAIGLATDEHTRSYLGVTSMSAVLRAIFRLCPAAKEHTAQCARALVATPAPVPAPQPVLGRDPALSILREQRCIDFYFEYIHQITPLLDENDFRSQHASGSRQDGSWMGLLNMVCALGSIASGNEGLHEQYYLQARSFTGLDSLGSGNMDSLQALCLLGGYYLHYRNSPNMAYSILGAAHRVAIALGLHREPRRAPNMATVEDVEEHRRRAETQRRTWWSLYCLDTWACMTQGRPTCGRLDRTTMDTCLPSSLGPDDHAAILLQANTRLCLICERLQQRFAQFGRPSNQDILALDAQLRDWFDGLPENLKHAEGSPPQYQFARELMKTRYYNARIVLARSLTLYLAHDCRKKLGELMPEQRHMLNMCCQVAMEAIDSTARYWMPNRIQVWNMGWYLFQACSVPLLCIAIEKNMQQSSSLPPNEKVASWQSGLAKALETFTEMRPWMRASDRSPDIVSAIYEAVIATEADGTMRTPSATDGSIDMFGWCDEQLTDMDWGVFLGDESLTRGMFPM